Proteins from one Podospora pseudocomata strain CBS 415.72m chromosome 4, whole genome shotgun sequence genomic window:
- a CDS encoding hypothetical protein (COG:U; EggNog:ENOG503NZ29), whose protein sequence is MNGVIEALHIYDEHNSPILSHTYTSRPLSPSYLLPFYLSHPTPRPNLIYLPQTNPPTLVFSLAHANLLFLITTSSEVEPLLVLEFLHRIVDSFEEFLGAPLLAHKIESNYDVVAQLLTEMCDAGTVNTTEPNALRDMVEVEGWVDKLLGGLNLSAGKNFAGGLGGGMGSSAASSSSLISQNTPALPWRRANVRHTSNELYADVVETLSVTLAPSGRPLAAFANGTIAFTTKVSGVPDIVVTLSGPSGKHNLKGIVDLPVFHPCVRLAKWREQPGVLSFVPPDGRFTLAGYEVDLLPFDVDGKPPTGNVKLPVSLEMKTGLGLTGSDFEVRVQLNKVFGSSGSVQGGGMGARTGLQGRGSGGGSGPGGGFGIPNAGTPASPSLHDLVITVPLPADVRNVPEIRPSKGDATYNPGERVLEWTISNKELAQGMSAFVLRCTVVGQQVTEEGEEGDPTGFGFGGGGGDYNYDEPYQDIAVTSTTKEKGVDKAWEAERDEKKQAQNKILMPSSALVSFAVKGWLPSGIKVESIIIDPRKSRGMGEHMKPYKGVKYLTVSKGGVEIRC, encoded by the exons ATGAACGGGGTCATCGAGGCGCTTCACATCTACGACGAGCACAA CAGCCCAATCCTCTCCCACACCTACACCTCCcgtcccctctccccctcctacctcctccccttctacctctcccatcccaccccacGACCGAACCTGATCTACCTCCCCCAGACCAACCCTCCAACCCTggtcttctccctcgcccacgCCAATCTCTtattcctcatcaccacctcctccgaaGTCGaacccctcctcgtcctcgagTTCCTGCACCGCATCGTCGACTCCTTTGAAGAATTCCTCGGCGCGCCACTCCTGGCTCACAAAATCGAAAGCAACTACGATGTCGTCGCCCAGCTCCTCACAGAAATGTGCGATGCCGGAAcggtcaacaccaccgaaCCAAACGCACTAAGGGACatggtcgaggtggaaggaTGGGTGGACAAGCTACTGGGGGGGTTGAACCTATCTGCGGGGAAGAACTTTGccgggggtttggggggaggtatGGGAAGCAGCGCtgcgtcgtcgtcatcgctgATATCACAAAACACCCCCGCGCtgccgtggaggagggcaaatGTCCGGCACACTTCCAATGAGCTCTACGCTGATGTGGTGGAGACGCTGTCGGTCACGCTCGCGCCGTCGGGGAGACCGCTGGCGGCGTTTGCCAACGGTACGATAGCGTTCACGACCAAGGTTTCGGGCGTGCCGGATATTGTGGTTACGCTGAGCGGGCCGTCGGGGAAGCATAACCTGAAGGGGATCGTTGACTTGCCTGTTTTTCACCCGTGTGTCAGACTGGCAAAGTGGAGGGAACAACCTGGCGTGTTGAGCTTTGTCCCGCCAGATGGGAGGTTTACGTTGGCGGGGTATGAGGTTGATTTGCTGCCTTTTGACGTGGACGGGAAGCCGCCTACGGGGAATGTGAAACTGCCGGTTAGTCTGGAGATgaagacggggttggggctgACGGGGTCGGATTTTGAGGTGAGGGTGCAGTTGAATAAGGTTTTTGGGAGCAGCGGGAGCGTgcaaggaggggggatgggtgcGAGGACTGGGCTTCAGGGGAGAGGGTCAGGGGGTGGCAGTGggccgggaggagggtttgggatTCCGAATGCCGGGACTCCGGCGTCGCCTTCGCTGCATGATTTGGTGATTACCGTGCCGTTGCCGGCGGATGTGAGGAATGTGCCGGAGATTAGGCCGAGTAAAGGGGATGCGACGTATAACcctggggagagggtgctggAGTGGACGATTAGCAACAAGGAGCTGGCGCAGGGCATGTCTGCTTTTGTGTTGAGGTGTACGGTTGTGGGACAGCaggtgacggaggagggggaggagggtgatccgactgggtttgggtttggtggtggtggtggggactATAACTACGACGAGCCGTATCAAGACATTGCGGTCACGAGTACTACAAAGGAGAAAGGGGTGGATAAGGCTTGGGAAGCGGAACGGGATGAGAAAAAACAGGCGCAGAATAAGATTTTGATGCCGAGCTCGGCTTTGGTTAGTTTTGCTGTCAAAGGGTGGCTGCCGAGCGGTATCAAGGTTGAGAGCATCATTATTGACCCGAGGAAGAGTagagggatgggggagcaCATGAAACCTTACAAGGGAGTCAAGTATTTGACCGTGAGCAAGGGGGGCGTTGAGATtaggtgttga
- a CDS encoding hypothetical protein (EggNog:ENOG503P6SM): MAKDDIPRISHLDRPEKLEDLLKQDRDDDCLSCRIVGGGAFLGLAGYSYLSGQQQLQAQKAAILASKSRFGMRSRSAAITGLSLGLAYLGLYRLFK, encoded by the exons ATGGCTAAAGACGACATCCCACGCATCTCCCATCTCGACAGGCCCGAGAAGCTTGAGGATCTGCTCAAGCAAGACAGAGATGACGACTGCCTTTCGTGCAGGATAGTGG GCGGCGGTGCATTCTTGGGTCTTGCTGGTTACAGCTATCTCTCCGGTCAGCAACAATTACAAGCACAAAAGGCTGCCATCTTGGCTTCAAAATCGAGATTTGGTATGCGCAGCAGGAGTGCCGCCATCACGGGTCTCTCGTTAGGATTGGCCTATCTGGGTCTGTATAGGCTGTTTAAATGA
- the PaNUO19.3 gene encoding PSST subunit of the respiratory complex I (EggNog:ENOG503NVKG; COG:C): MLASARTGASLALRARPTMTQLVPHRAAAAISSSARKDAGAVQPHGGYGLSKLHERKEVPLPSQEGTKGFVQYALTTLDIITNWGRQSSLWPMTFGLACCAVEMMHLSTPRYDQDRLGIIFRASPRQSDVMIVAGTLTNKMAPALRQVYDQMPEPRWVISMGSCANGGGYYHYSYSVVRGCDRVVPVDVYVPGCPPTSEALMYGIFQLQRKMRNTKITRMWYRK, encoded by the exons ATGCTTGCCTCCGCGAGGACAGGCGCCTCGCTGGCGCTACGAG CACGCCCTACCATGACCCAGCTCGTCCCCCATCGCGCCGCGGCGGCcatctcgtcgtcggcccGCAAGGACGCCGGCGCTGTCCAGCCTCACGGTGGATACGGGCTGTCGAAGCTCCACGAACGAAAGGAGgttccccttcccagccaGGAGGGCACCAAGGGCTTTGTCCAATACGCGCT caccaccctcgacatcatcaccaactggGGCCGGCAGTCGTCTCTCTGGCCCATGACCTTTGGTCTGGCCTGCTGCGCCGTCGAGATGATgcacctctccaccccgCGCTACGACCAAGACAGGCTCGGTATCATTTTCCGCGCCTCGCCTCGCCAGTCGGACGTCATGATTGTGGCTGGTACGCTGACCAACAAGATGGCACCGGCGTTGCGGCAGGTGTATGATCAGATGCCTGAACCGCGCTGGGTTATCTCGATGGGGTCGTGCGCGAATGGGGGCGGGTATTATCACTATAGTTATAGTGTTGTAAGAGGGTGTGATAGGGTTGTGCCGGTGGATGTGTATGTGCCGGGGTGCCCGCCGACGAGCGAGGCATTGATGTATGGGATTTTTCAGCTGCAGAGGAAGATGCGGAATACCAAGATTACGAGGATGTGGTATCGGAAGTGA
- the MPP10 gene encoding U3 snoRNP protein (COG:A; EggNog:ENOG503NXG1; BUSCO:EOG09263ROQ), with protein sequence MAGSTGSNSDLTSTSHTLTNLPVMSQNGVAALGPSSAIALFLDSTAPANRHVFLQPPPLLPNGSLQLAKETLDSLAGPVSDQQQQRLREAGKKRKRDGSYGQSAILKIRKLHIDGFETDQVWQQAKKIISSALQESTSVLEELEENNEIEQEGAGTKALDFGKDGFEVGSDDEDDASASSDVDEGSEADTEDSDEETSSIGEEGESMFDLEAEDDDEDEDDDEDEEDEEMGEEEEGAEVEEDGEDDGDEEDSEAEAADFVEDPNGLNDGFFSIDEFNKQTQWFEDQDARADPNTDYASDEEAVDWHGDPFAVNKFGKKGAKDEDSDTDMDDMDMDDDEDDEGPALSKKELADLAKFSDSEDDEGDDDQPAGADDMDMDLTANDIYYKDFFAPPAKKKTGNQRKPYMPKKPFQPTEEDMERAENDVKRDLFDDLSEFSAEEDALSDASAGNPKSRRSAHERRRAKIADEIRKLESELVAKRAWTLSGEATAQARPINSLLEEDLDFEHAGKPVPVMTEDVSESIEELIKRRILANEFDEVLRRRPDDFGNPNSARRGLVDIEDTKGKQSLAEIYEEQHIKESNPDVYVSAADDKTRKDEEEIKQMWKDVSARLDALSSWHYKPKPVAPTLTVVADVATVAMEDAQPTTAQGVAGGESMIAPQEVYAPGKDSAEKGEVVAKSGLPVAKQEMSREEKARRRRREKERIRKAGGLDANKPVNKKAEAQRETMNDLKKGGVKVINRKGEVVGLDGKKIVEHKGPHTSGAFKL encoded by the coding sequence ATGGCAGGGTCGACAGGCAGCAACTCggacctcacctccacctcccacaccctcaccaatCTTCCCGTCATGTCGCAAAACGGTGTAGCCGCCCTCGGGCCCAGCTCGGCCATCGCGCTCTTCCTCGACTCGACTGCCCCGGCAAACCGCCATGTTTTCCTGCAGCCCCCACCTCTGCTCCCAAACGGCTCGCTGCAATTGGCAAAAGAGACGCTCGACTCTCTGGCTGGCCCGGTCAGcgatcaacagcagcagaggcTCCGCGAGGCTggcaagaagcgcaagagaGACGGCAGCTACGGTCAGAGCGCCATTCTAAAAATCAGAAAACTGCACATCGACGGCTTCGAAACAGATCAAGTATGGCAGCAGGCAAAGAAGATCATCAGCAGCGCGCTTCAGGAGTCGACATCGGTCCTGGAAGAACTCGAGGAGAACAACGAAATCGAGCAAGAAGGCGCTGGGACCAAGGCTCTGGATTTCGGCAAGGATGGGTTTGAAGTTGGAtcggacgatgaggatgacgcgAGCGCATCTTCCGATGTTGACGAGGGCAGTGAGGCCGATACTGAGGACTCTGACGAGGAGACATCCAGTAtcggcgaagaaggcgagaGCATGTTCGATTtggaagccgaggatgacgacgaagatgaagacgatgacgaagatgaggaggacgaggagatgggtgaagaagaggaaggggccgaggtggaagaggacggagaagatgatggggatgaagaagactcTGAAGCTGAAGCCGCCGACTTCGTTGAAGACCCCAACGGACTCAACGACGGCTTCTTCTCAATAGACGAGTTCAACAAGCAAACCCAATGGTTCGAGGATCAGGATGCTCGCGCAGATCCAAATACAGATTACGCcagcgacgaggaggctGTCGATTGGCACGGAGACCCGTTCGCAGTCAACAAATTTGGCAAGAAGGGAGCCAAGGATGAGGATTCGGACACGGACATGGATGACATGGAtatggatgatgacgaggacgacgagggacCAGCATTGAGCAAGAAGGAGCTCGCAGATTTGGCCAAGTTCAGCGAcagcgaggatgacgagggtgatgatgaccaGCCTGCCGGTGCTGACGATATGGACATGGACCTTACCGCCAACGATATCTACTACAAGGACTTCTTCGCGCCAccagcaaagaagaagacgggcAATCAGAGAAAACCATACATGCCCAAGAAGCCGTTCCAGCCGACCGAGGAGGATATGGAAAGAGCCGAGAACGATGTCAAGCGTGATCTCTTTGATGATCTATCCGAGTTTTCCGCCGAGGAAGACGCTCTGTCTGATGCCTCGGCCGGAAATCCCAAATCCCGTCGCTCCGCCCACGAGCGCAGACGGGCCAAGATTGCGGATGAAATTCGCAAACTCGAATCTGAATTGGTGGCCAAGCGGGCTTGGACCTTATCCGGTGAGGCCACTGCGCAGGCTCGTCCCATTAACTCGCTACTCGAGGAGGATCTTGACTTTGAGCATGCCGGTAAGCCGGTACCAGTCATGACGGAGGACGTCTCCGAGTCTATCGAGGAACTCATCAAGCGACGCATTCTCGCAAACGAATTCGACGAAGTTCTTCGCCGCCGTCCCGATGACTTTGGCAACCCGAACTCGGCCCGCCGCGGCCTGGTGGATATCGAGGACACCAAGGGCAAGCAAAGTTTGGCCGAGATATACGAGGAGCAGCACATTAAGGAGTCCAACCCTGACGTCTACGTCAGCGCGGCTGACGACAAGACGCggaaggacgaggaggagatcaagcaGATGTGGAAGGACGTCAGCGCCCGGCTTGACGCTCTCAGCAGCTGGCACTACAAGCCCAAGCCTGTGGCTCCCACTCTTACCGTCGTGGCCGATGTCGCTAcggtggccatggaggaTGCTCAACCCACCACTGCCCAGGGTGTTGCCGGCGGCGAGAGCATGATTGCGCCCCAGGAGGTCTACGCGCCAGGCAAGGATTCGGCTgagaagggcgaggttgTGGCCAAGAGCGGCTTGCCAGTGGCCAAGCAGGAAATGAGccgcgaggagaaggccaggAGACGTAGACGTGAGAAGGAGCGCATCCGCAAGGCCGGTGGCCTTGATGCCAACAAGCCTGTCAACAAGAAAGCCGAGGCCCAACGGGAGACAATGAACGATCTCAAGAAGGGCGGTGTCAAGGTGATCAATAGAaagggtgaggttgttgggttggatgggaaGAAGATTGTGGAGCACAAGGGACCTCATACCAGCGGTGCCTTCAAGTTGTGA